In Enterobacter sp. 638, a single window of DNA contains:
- the msrQ gene encoding protein-methionine-sulfoxide reductase heme-binding subunit MsrQ yields MRLTAKQITWLKVILHLAGLLPFIWLFWAASQGYFSADPAKDIQHFTGRMALKFLLASLLISPLARYAKQPLLIRTRRLLGLWCFAWATLHLTSYALLELGINNLALLGSELISRPYLTLGIVSWVILFALTLTSTQYAQRKLGRRWQFLHNFVYLVAILTPIHYLWSVKILSPQPVIYALLALGLLAWRYKKFRQWWR; encoded by the coding sequence GTGCGTTTAACCGCAAAGCAGATTACCTGGCTAAAGGTGATTTTACACCTTGCCGGTTTGCTTCCTTTTATATGGCTATTCTGGGCGGCCAGTCAGGGCTATTTCAGCGCCGATCCGGCCAAAGATATCCAACATTTTACCGGTAGGATGGCTCTGAAATTTTTGTTGGCCAGCTTGCTGATTTCACCCCTGGCGCGCTACGCTAAACAGCCGTTATTGATCCGCACTCGCCGCCTTTTAGGCTTGTGGTGTTTTGCCTGGGCAACGCTCCATCTGACCAGTTACGCACTGCTGGAACTGGGGATTAACAATCTGGCATTGCTCGGAAGCGAGCTCATATCGCGTCCTTATTTAACGCTAGGTATTGTAAGTTGGGTCATATTGTTCGCGCTGACGTTAACCTCAACGCAATATGCGCAGCGAAAACTGGGCAGACGCTGGCAATTTTTGCATAACTTCGTCTATCTCGTTGCGATCCTGACGCCGATACATTACCTGTGGTCAGTGAAGATTTTATCACCCCAACCTGTCATCTATGCTTTGCTCGCACTCGGGCTTCTGGCATGGCGTTACAAGAAGTTCCGCCAGTGGTGGCGATAG